Proteins from one Pagrus major chromosome 1, Pma_NU_1.0 genomic window:
- the LOC141001920 gene encoding inositol 1,4,5-trisphosphate receptor-interacting protein: MHDTLVRVFVVALSLLTYPRDEPGVEEWDDITTVGMQKHEERLLRGGDKPPHQMAPVSEEMTHTDKKEPLDDSQNIPEEQNQSDQHVTDKDKMSVLEDVTVTKEEEDSADQKLPEGGHVNANLDQSQSQNSKSAAETALKTSQIEHEQKREDVQIDGSDGDPSRSQEEQDKPEHKEVFNSKEQESPVSHLHTKTSENETSEKTVADWERDYLWYIWNTFSIISMIRLFRKFLEKKSRITKEETTSFPVTCTAAEVPLPDSDTLQRFHSRCVQVSSDKKWREDEFLEGFANDLLDAMRTVTNRNGGMVIEDFEMKDVCDIIIPFSPPDPYSFQCLLWNNQASDLLLDMQVCGQIKLVENKRVQNGCPCQSTDADDMVCLLHCSTEKVTTKTAAVRDGLLCTKNSPFLSKSQVTRWFQSTIKQAWALISHKYEFELNIRYIDAPGALVVRFRSGKKISFSMNPVVKTNTDAHFFITPCSPNNLDTSWALSLTNYEDRFLEHISKHLPDNSCHIQTLEIAHFLHKRQTALSGSSAIKYFHFKTALMHLLLTKDHSQWKPNYVACRLRDLLDFMEKSLKKKLLHHVLIGNPVAQRVIELPAAFTQAKSVNLFHPLVVHNCIYRNAVMHFQEMLRNAHMLIRDYVDQY, from the coding sequence ATGCATGATACTCTGGTGCGAGTGTTTGTGGTGGCTCTGAGTCTTCTTACATATCCGAGGGATGAGCCTGGTGTTGAGGAATGGGATGATATCACCACAGTGGGCATGCAAAAGCATGAAGAAAggctgctgagaggaggagataaaCCGCCCCACCAAATGGCACCTGTTAGTGAGGAAATGACACATACTGACAAGAAAGAGCCTCTTGATGACTCACAAAACATCCCTGAGGAACAAAATCAGTCTGATCAACATGTAACTGACAAagataaaatgtcagttttagaAGATGTGACTGTCAccaaagaagaggaagacagtGCCGATCAGAAATTACCAGAAGGGGGTCATGTTAATGCAAATTTGGATCAAAGTCAGTCCCAAAACTCTAAAAGTGCAGCTGAGACAGCTCTGAAGACTTCACAAATTGAACATGAGCAAAAGAGAGAGGACGTCCAGATCGATGGTTCTGATGGTGACCCAAGCAGATCCCAAGAGGAACAAGATAAACCTGAGCACAAGGAAGTGTTCAACTCCAAAGAACAAGAATCTCCGGTGTCACATCTTCACACTAAGACATCAGAAAATGAAACCTCAGAGAAGACAGTCGCTGACTGGGAGAGAGATTACCTCTGGTACATATGGAACACGTTCTCCATCATTTCCATGATACGCTTGTTTCGGAAATTCCTCGAGAAAAAATCCCGGATTACAAAAGAAGAAACCACGTCATTCCCCGTGACCTGCACCGCTGCTGAAGTGCCGCTACCAGACAGCGACACTCTGCAGCGATTTCATTCCAGATGTGTCCAAGTCTCCTCCGATAAGAAGTGGAGGGAGGATGAGTTTTTGGAGGGGTTTGCAAACGATCTATTGGATGCCATGAGGACTGTCACTAATAGAAATGGCGGTATGGTGATTGAGGACTTTGAGATGAAGGATGTGTGTGATATCATCATCCCCTTCAGCCCACCTGATCCATATAGCTTTCAGTGCCTGCTCTGGAACAACCAGGCGAGTGACCTGCTGCTAGATATGCAAGTCTGTGGTCAAATTAAACTGGTGGAGAATAAAAGAGTCCAAAATGGCTGCCCATGTCAGTCTACTGATGCAGATGATATGGTTTGCCTGCTGCACTGCTCGACTGAGAAAGTAACGACGAAAACTGCTGCTGTTCGTGATGGCCTGCTTTGCACGAAGAACTCCCCGTTCCTGTCAAAATCGCAGGTTACCAGATGGTTTCAGAGCACCATCAAACAAGCCTGGGCACTCATTTCACACAAGTACGAGTTTGAGCTGAACATTCGCTACATCGATGCTCCAGGTGCTCTGGTAGTTCGTTTCAGATCAGGGAAGAAGATTAGCTTCAGTATGAATCCTGTGGTTAAAACCAACACTGATGCTCATTTCTTCATTACTCCTTGCTCCCCAAACAACTTGGATACTTCCTGGGCGCTCTCCCTGACCAACTATGAAGATCGCTTCTTGGAGCACATCTCCAAACACCTGCCCGATAACTCATGCCACATTCAAACTCTTGAGATTGCACATTTCCTTCACAAGAGACAAACGGCACTGTCAGGAAGTAGTGCCATCaagtattttcatttcaaaactgCTCTCATGCATCTGCTTTTGACCAAAGACCACTCACAGTGGAAACCCAACTATGTGGCTTGTAGGCTACGAGACTTGCTGGACTTCATGGAGAAAAGCCTCAAGAAGAAGCTCCTGCACCATGTTCTTATTGGGAACCCAGTAGCTCAGAGGGTTATTGAACTCCCTGCTGCATTTACTCAAGCGAAGAGTGTGAATCTCTTCCATCCCCTTGTGGTACACAACTGCATCTACAGAAATGCTGTGATGCATTTCCAGGAAATGCTTCGAAATGCACACATGCTGATACGCGATTATGTTGATCAGTATTGA
- the LOC141001905 gene encoding RING finger protein 122, whose product MQPFQWCNGCLCGLGSQRSEHYCSMTSDIYHLPLNVYVIVLGIGLFVFMLSLIFCCYLFRLKQQGTREQFSYNEVVLKGASKKLSLLGQTCAVCLEEFRTRDELGVCPCSHAFHKKCLLKWLEIRSVCPMCNKPILRLHTDAPQGAEGPMDPEEV is encoded by the exons ATGCAACCATTCCAATGGTGTAACG GATGCCTGTGTGGTTTGGGTTCTCAACGCTCTGAACACTACTGCAGCATGACGTCTGACATCTATCACCTTCCGCTCAATGTGTATGTCATTGTGCTGGGCATCGGCCTCTTCGTCTTCATGCTCAGCCTCATCTTCTGCTGCTACCTTTTCAG gTTGAAGCAACAAGGAACGAGGGAGCAGTTCAGCTACAATGAG GTGGTGCTGAAGGGAGCAAGCAAGAAACTGAGCCTCCTAGGA CAAACCTGTGCGGTCTGTCTGGAAGAATTCAGGACCAGAGATGAGCTGGGAGTGTGCCCCTGCTCACATGCATTTCACAAGAA GTGCCTGCTTAAGTGGCTGGAGATCCGCAGCGTGTGCCCCATGTGTAACAAACCCATCCTCCGGCTCCACACAGACGCTCCCCAGGGTGCGGAGGGTCCAATGGACCCAGAGGAGGTGTGA
- the calhm1b gene encoding calcium homeostasis modulator 1, whose amino-acid sequence MDKFRMMFQFLQSNQESFMNGICGIMALASAQMYSAFEFSCPCMPEYNYTYGIGLLILPPIWFFMLGFVLNNNVSVLAEEWKRPTGKRRKDPTILRYMFCSITQRSLIAPAVWVSVTLMDGKSFLCAFSINLDIDRFGNYSLVTGMSETEKIKLLARIPCKDLFEHQEIRVAASRYIKCISQACGWMFLLMMTFTAFLIRAIRPCFTQAAFLKTKYWSHYIDIERKMFDETCKEHAKSFAKVCIQQYFENISGEMHSYHHRRSSRDGNDDEDDDKKKSDEEKLLGIRAQDDMNKVLWNWHTCKPALALRKEKIDELNGKLNGEADGAANGFVNGHTHEVAKKEWAVYYSKV is encoded by the exons ATGGATAAGTTTCGTATGATGTTCCAGTTCCTCCAATCCAACCAGGAGTCTTTCATGAATGGGATCTGTGGTATCATGGCACTAGCTAGTGCCCAGATGTACTCTGCCTTTGAGTTCAGCTGCCCCTGTATGCCAGAGTACAACTACACCTACGGGATTGGACTGCTTATCCTACCGCCTATATGGTTCTTTATGTTAGGTTTTGTATTGAACAATAACGTGTCGGTGCTCGCAGAGGAGTGGAAGAGACCCACAGGGAAACGGAGGAAGGACCCAACGATCCTTCGCTACATGTTTTGTTCAATCACACAGAGGTCCTTGATAGCACCTGCAGTGTGGGTGTCTGTCACTCTAATGGATGGGAAGAGCTTCCTCTGCGCTTTCAGCATCAACTTGGACATTGACAGGTTTGGGAACTACAGTCTTGTGACGGGGATGTCAGAGACGGAGAAGATAAAACTGCTGGCGAGGATTCCATGCAAAGACCTATTTGAGCATCAGGAAATAAGAGTGGCAGCATCCCGATACATCAAGTGTATATCACAG GCATGTGGATGGATGTTTTTGCTCATGATGACCTTCACGGCCTTCCTGATCCGAGCTATCCGACCGTGCTTTACTCAAGCCGCCTTTCTAAAGACCAAGTACTGGTCTCACTACATTGACATCGAGCGCAAGATGTTCGACGAGACCTGCAAGGAGCACGCCAAGAGCTTTGCCAAGGTTTGCATCCAACAGTACTTTGAGAACATCAGCGGGGAGATGCACAGCTACCACCACCGTCGCTCCAGCAGAGACGGGAACGACGATGAAGACGACGATAAGAAGAAAAGTGATGAAGAAAAGCTCCTGGGCATCAGGGCCCAGGATGATATGAATAAAGTTTTGTGGAACTGGCACACCTGTAAACCAGCTCTGGCACTGAGAAAGGAGAAAATAGATGAATTGAATGGTAAACTGAATGGAGAGGCCGATGGAGCAGCAAATGGGTTTGTAAACGGGCACACCCATGAGGTGGCGAAAAAGGAATGGGCGGTGTATTATAGTAAGGTCTGA